One segment of Choristoneura fumiferana chromosome 26, NRCan_CFum_1, whole genome shotgun sequence DNA contains the following:
- the LOC141442709 gene encoding uncharacterized protein, giving the protein MDLSDDSTSSSEGESRECDNGDAISKINNFPEKSRERYLKTYELFMCWRSSKGYQSFSEDVFLSYFKELAETKKASTLLNNYSILRSTVSAHHGVHINNYGKLMSYLKVQLEGHTTKKSKLFTAQDVETFLNNAPDDVYLVMKVALVFGIYGACRPYDLVRLRNRDIQKISDQVMLVNVMRNPKVVDRTFVIQDKYIKLVEKYQALRPPRMGNNDRFFVYYRNGKCTRQYIGKNAIAFFAKKIAVFLKLPDAQLYSGHCFRHAAALNLAQPGANPLIVRQSRGWSTNVDEAEYLDESAAMRLRSADSTHETQDSESPINDAQRPEPSVEDTQYINIPCDSAEEMQQVKVEPSECPDESPSLQSDDRLSDDCGMPPSPRPRSPPPARCPPRTPLVIAAFERRRLRLDEVRARQLHSREMARLRVEERRVDVDRERNETLRRIADVALALLEKTMGNGGVIRH; this is encoded by the exons ATGGATTTATCAGATGATTCAACATCTAGCAGTGAAGGAGAATCACGAGAATGCGATAACGGCGATGCAATAAGTAAAATCAATAATTTTCCTGAAAAATCTAGAGAAAGATATTTAAAAACGTATGAGCTCTTCATGTGCTGGAGATCATCCAAAGGATACCAATCTTTTTCCGAGGACGTGTTTCTGTCGTATTTCAAAGAGTTGGCGGAGACAAAGAAAGCGTCAACTCTCTTGAATAATTATTCCATATTGCGCTCGACAGTTAGTGCCCACCACGGCGTTCATATAAACAATTATGGTAAACTTATGTCATActtaaaggttcagttagaagGGCACACAACCAAGAAGTCCAAATTATTCACCGCTCAAGATGTTGAGACTTTTCTAAATAATGCGCCCGACGATGTCTATCTTGTTATGAAA GTGGCCCTGGTCTTCGGGATATATGGTGCTTGCCGTCCCTACGACCTTGTCAGACTAAGAAACAGGGACATCCAGAAGATCTCGGACCAAGTAATGTTAGTAAACGTGATGAGAAATCCTAAAGTGGTTGATCGTACATTCGTAATCCAAGACAAGTATATAAAGCTGGTAGAAAAATACCAAGCATTGAGGCCTCCCCGGATGGGTAATAATGACCGATTCTTTGTTTACTATCGCAATGGGAAATGTACGAGGCAATATATTGGTAAAAATGCTATAGCATTTTTTGCAAAGAAGATTGCTGTGTTCCTTAAACTGCCAGATGCTCAGTTGTACAGTGGACATTGCTTTAGACACGCAGCTGCTTTGAACCTGGCCCAACCTGGTGCTAATCCGCTGATTGTAAGACAAAGCCGAGGTTGGAGCACGAATGTTGATGAAGCGGAATATCTAGATGAATCTGCTGCTATG AGGTTGCGATCAGCTGATTCCACACATGAGACTCAAGACTCTGAGTCCCCAATAAACGATGCTCAACGCCCCGAGCCCTCAGTAGAAGACACTCAGTATATCAACATTCCGTGCGACTCTGCAGAGGAGATGCAACAAGTCAAGGTGGAGCCTAGCGAGTGCCCAGATGAGTCTCCATCATTGCAGTCTGATGACCGGTTATCTGATGATTGTG GAATGCCGCCATCGCCGCGTCCCCGTTCCCCACCTCCCGCCCGCTGTCCCCCCCGCACCCCGCTGGTCATCGCCGCGTTCGAGCGGCGCCGGCTCAGGCTGGACGAGGTGAGAGCGAGACAGCTGCACTCGCGCGAGATGGCCCGCCTGCGCGTCGAAGAGAGACGGGTAGACGTCGATCGTGAGAGGAACGAGACGCTGAGAAGGATAGCGGATGTTGCGCTAGCACTGTTAGAGAAGACTATGGGGAATGGGGGGGTGATACGACATTGA
- the LOC141442708 gene encoding proclotting enzyme-like, with the protein MPTAWIFVVILYTTQAFHHVNPTPATEYRVIKQLEQPSTQQPPQTTANQRDDEFKASIARVPSKMSIRDILSFHHGTLATRVPVDVYNNPLFGWHVTVYTQQEAAYEQICGGSLVKKDTAISAAHCFWDEAGLMPAALFAVTVGQGLRRWQDAKRYRSNVSEIIVPPRFLGSQTNFQDDIAVVRLADPVEYLFGVRPVCVDFDLEKARWHLRTGFHGLITGFGLTEENGAPSPVLNYQRLPYLDIRECIAASDPGFLKYLTSDKICAGDQKTGRALCRGDSGGGLVFFDGLLQSAVMYLRGVASAAPRNDNACNAYAIGSFTDVYTHRTFLRDHIPNLEEECRTVYAGNLEAKYKLEPTKPEDVKNGNKTGDPIDEGIKKANSTEDQGAGVLVNTGANEEANGPNNSSQAKPNVSNTQNENETHSVEASLETHKPVTSNDSITLKGPTKTVLSVGNGNNEANGLNEVKVKGNPNTNIFFFTGSVVDPSRFLRPNATPIFLESRAEQPTNIYVFIQN; encoded by the exons ATGCCGACTGCTTGGATCTTTGTGGTGATACTAT ACACCACTCAAGCTTTCCACCACGTCAACCCAACACCGGCAACTGAATACAGAGTGATCAAACAACTTGAGCAGCCCTCGACACAGCAGCCACCCCAGACCACCGCCAACCAGAGAGACGATGAATTCAAG GCATCAATCGCCCGCGTACCTTCAAAGATGTCGATACGTGACATCCTTAGCTTCCACCACGGCACGCTGGCAACAAGAGTGCCGGTCGATGTCTACAATAACCCTCTCTTTGGGTGGCATGTCACAGTATACACTCAGCAGGAGGCGGCGTACGAACAAATATGCGGAGGATCGTTGGTGAAGAAGGACACCGCCATATCAG CGGCGCACTGCTTCTGGGACGAGGCGGGGCTGATGCCGGCGGCGCTCTTCGCGGTGACGGTCGGGCAAGGACTTCGGCGGTGGCAGGACGCGAAGCGGTACCGGTCTAAT GTATCAGAAATAATCGTCCCGCCGCGCTTCTTGGGCTCACAGACCAACTTCCAAGATGACATCGCGGTGGTCAGACTGGCCGATCCCGTGGAATACCTGTTTGGGGTGCGGCCTGTGTGCGTGGATTTCGACCTGGAAAAGGCGAGGTGGCATTTGCGGACCGGCTTCCATGGCCTG ATCACGGGTTTCGGCCTGACGGAGGAGAACGGCGCGCCCTCCCCCGTGCTGAACTACCAGCGGCTGCCGTACCTGGACATCCGCGAATGCATCGCTGCCTCCGACCCTGGGTTCCTCAAGTACCTCACCAGCGACAAGATCTGCGCCGGCGACCAGAAGACTG GCCGAGCGCTGTGTCGGGGCGACAGCGGCGGAGGCCTGGTCTTCTTCGACGGCCTCCTCCAATCAGCGGTCATGTACCTCCGCGGGGTCGCTTCCGCCGCCCCCCGGAACGACAACGCCTGCAATGCGTACGCTATAGGCAGCTTCACCGACGTTTACACACACAGGACATTCTTGCGAGACCACATCCCTAATTTAGAAGAAGAATGCAGGACTGTTTACGCTGGGAACTTAGAAGCCAAGTACAAACTAGAACCTACCAAACCGGAGGATGTTAAGAACGGGAATAAGACTGGGGATCCTATTGATGAAGGTATAAAGAAGGCTAATAGTACAGAAGATCAAGGCGCGGGTGTACTAGTTAATACTGGAGCTAATGAAGAGGCAAATGGACCCAACAATAGTTCTCAAGCCAAACCAAATGTAAGTAACAcgcaaaatgaaaatgaaactcATTCCGTAGAAGCATCTTTGGAAACACATAAACCTGTCACATCAAATGATTCTATTACTCTAAAAGGGCCAACGAAGACTGTTCTCTCTGTTGGTAATGGAAATAATGAAGCTAATGGACTAAATGAAGTGAAAGTTAAAGGGAAtccaaatacaaatatatttttctttactggTTCTGTTGTGGATCCGAGCAGGTTTCTTCGACCCAATGCTACCCCGATCTTTCTGGAAAGCCGGGCAGAACAGCCAACGAATATTTATGTGTTTATACAAAATTAG